CCTTATGTGAACATGTAGAACTCATGCCTCAGCTGTTAGCTATTATAGCAGATATATATCtgctataataatatttttctgcTTTGCAAGAATAAATACCCTCTTAGGAGTAAGATTTGTGAGGTCACATGTCCTTGTAGCTTATTCCTTGCTAGTTATCATGTATCATCTGTTATAAGATgagatatttaattatttaagatcATCTACatcaataaatatatattattattattattggtctaAGTAAAGTGGATAAGATTCCAAGCTaaatttttcttccttaattttttatatcaaataattATTGTCTATAATATGATGATAGAAtacgaaagaagaaaaagaatgtaAAATAAAACACTCCTAATGAAACACAAAAGAGAATACATTCACAATAGTTAAGGGAGAATGAGGCCTAATAATGTGGTTTCGATGTAGATAGAATTAATCGCGACGAGGCGGagaagaggagaaaaaagaaagaaaaaaaattatgtgcATACGAGAAAGAAAATTGTAGGAAAATAAGGGAAAAACCCCCAAAAAATAATCTATCTATTATTtagttaatatattttttgaaaatacaaTTCAATATATGAATTAAAGCTCGACACTGATTAGTTCGATCCTAATAAACATAAAAatcttttcttatatatttaattataattataatcagCTAAATCAACAGAGGGTATCAGAAAAGCaaaaaaacaaatatatatattgtcATCTAAAGAAATCCATTCTTGAATTCGATTAACTCGAAGCATATACAGCAGTAGGGGAAGTCAATTCCAACACAACCTTTTGCACTTGCGGATCCCTATCACTACTGATCACCTAAATGGGCCCCACACCAACTTTTGATCACATAATTCGAGTTCATGCGATAATGCATCGTTGTCTCACTGAGAGTATATGACAGATAGATATTTGGGCGAGTAATGGGATGGGATTTGAGTTTGGTCATTTTGTCATATCACCACTGCCTTTGCCTTCTTCTGTGCGTGCTGGAAAGAGCTTAATTCGCACGTTCTTTTTTGTCTGAGGGCAACGAGGCATGAAGTCAATTCAGCACTTACACCACAGTCGTTGCAAATGTCACCTCCATGCTCATCTTCTTACTGCCTTTTCTCGATAAATGGTACATATTTTTCACTATAtatatctagagagagagagagagagagagagagagatgaagcatTAACAAAGTCAGTTTACATGCACGCAGGAAACGAGGCTATATATACAGAGATATATATTAGAGAGTTTGATAAAGAACATTAACAAAGTCAAATTACATGCGTTTTCCACATGCAAAAGGAAAAGGAGAGGAAATGGTATTGTCCTTGGACACATTCCAAGaactttcttctcctcttcgattcATCCGACCCAAACTTATCATCTTTACTTTTGGATTCTTTTGTGTAAAGAACTGAACAGCTACATTATTTTGCGGCTGACGCACGTGTTTTTGCTGTTTTGCATGCATGCATTCATTACTGTTGGGCTgccagtcttcttcttcttttcttcctcctcctcctcctcctcctcctcctctatttAATGACACCCATGCGAGAGAACTGATGAATGTGTAGGGTAACAAACACAGCCTTTCTTCGATCCGGTTCTTTGTTCTCAGCTCCCTGCTTGCCcgctcctctttcttctcccacACCTTTCAGAGATCCAAACACCAATGGCCGAGACCCAAACAAGCGGCCGCCATCATCACAGGCACAACGCGCATCACCTGCACAGGCCGCCGCCCTGCAAGGGGAAGCTGATCACGGTGCTGAGCATAGATGGAGGAGGTGTGAGAGGCATCATCCCGGGAACCATCATCAACTTTCTCGAGACGAAGCTCCAGGTGGGAAACCAATCCATCGTAGCCTTAGGGATGAACCAGTCAGGTGTGGTCAACGACGAACTGTTCTGTGAGTGCAGGAACTCGACGGACCGGATGCCAGGGTGGCAGATTACTTCGACGTGGTTACAGGGACGAGCACAGGAGGACTGCTCACGGCCATGATCACCGCTCCTGATGAGAAGCAGCGCCCGCTCTTCTCAGCCAAGGACATCATTGACTTCTACCTCCAGAATTGCCCGAAGATCTTTCCTCAAGGGTCGGTCCACGGCTCATGCGTGCCCTTGTTCTGACGCACAGTTCCGATTCTACCTCCGCTAACATATCAAACTCTCTATCTCCTTGCAGATCTGGATTTCTCAGCTCGGTAAGGAAGTTGGCAGGTGCAATTATGGGGCCTAAATACGACGGCAAGTACCTGCACTCCAAAGTCAAGGACCTGCTCAAAGACATCAAGCTCAGTCAGACCTTAACGAACGTCATAATCCCAGCCTTTGACATCAAGCTTCTCCAGCCCATCATCTTTTCATCCTTTGAGGTGCCTCTGAGTAGTCTTAATCTTCAACAATGGAGATCTGATGTCTGTAGATCTGGTCATATTCATGCCTTGTTACTCTCAGGCGAGATTGGAGCCTCTGAAGGACGCGCATGTAGCTGACATTTGCATCAGTACATCGGCGGCGCCGACCTTCCTTCCGGCGCACTACTTCGAGACCCAAGATTCCAATGGAAACACTCGTAGCTACAATCTCATCGATGGAGGTGTTGCAGCGAACAATCCAGTAAGCAAGAATCTATGAGTAGCTTCCGATTGCTTCCTTCTTTCGCTTGATCTGCTTGCCGGTGACTGACTTGCCACCGTTTCTTGCGATCCAGACCTTGGTGGCGATGAGCCAGATCAAGAAGGAGATGTTCCTGATGAACCAGGATTTCCACTCCTACAAGCCGATCGACTACCACAACTTCATAATCATCTCCATCGGCACCGGCGCCGCCAAGGTGGAGAAGAAGTTTAGTGCACATCTCGCGTCCAAGTGGGGCATTCTTCAGTGGCTGTACCATGGTGGTTCCACCCCTCTGATCGATAGCTTCAGCCATGCTAGCGCCGACATAGTCGACGTCCACATGTCCTCTGTTTTCCAGTCACTGCACTGTGAGCAGAATTATCTGCGCATACAGGTAAAGTCATGCTGAGGTTCCTCAGATCCATCTTGTTCTAAGTTCTTGGATGATCGAAGGACTGATCCAACCGGATTGCAGGATGAGACCTTGATGGGCCAAGCATCATCTGTTGATGTCTCGACAAAGGAGAACCTGCTTGAGCTGGTGAAGATCGGTGAAAGTCTTCTGAAGAAACCAGTCTCCAGGGTCAACCTTGAGACAGGAGACTTCGAGGAGGTCAAGGGAGAAGGAACCAACGCCGAAGCACTCACTCGCTTGGCTAAGATACTCTCCGAGGAAAGGCACCGTCGGAAAGGCGTAATGGCCTTAAACTGAGCGAATAATGGCTGGAATACTTCCGTCTCTCTTTCTCTACATCGATCTCTATCTCTACTGTTCGAGTGTGTTATTATGAGTCTAAACGGGCTTCTGTTGTACCCTCTCCTCAATAAAAGCTTCTCTTTTGGTCTTTAATACCTCCATGGATCAATCACTTGCAAGTTCTGAGACAAAATCCTCACTCTAAATCTACAAGAAAATCTTCAACCACCATTGTCATTGATACAATGGAATTCCATAGAACTGGAAGCACTCTTAAGATTAGCAAATTGTTCACCAAACATCTCATACAGAAATAACATCATAAGATGTTGAAGCCATTCCTGCAAAGGGTAAGACATACAGATTCAATTCAATTTAGTGATGATAATTAAAgatgattatatatttttgtgTAAACATCAAAGTTTTATCCCAATCAAAGTTTGCCTGTGATCAAACATTACACAAAAAATCAAGGAAAAGTCTCTCAAATCAACAGAGGAGGGCCAGTCCAGCAATAATGGAGAAGAATCAGTGACCACTTGATGTTGACATGCTTATAATAAATACTATATACCCTTGGCTTAATTATTTAGGTTCTTCTGTCGACATATGAGATTTGATCTCCCTATGCAAATTTTCTATATTCCCTGATATGTACCAGCATTTGTTTTCTTATATTAATTCATGATGCATGACCACATCAAGGTCCTTTCACTACAGCCAATAAAGATTAGAATGATAGAAACCATTATGATTGTTGCGTTGCAATTAGAGAGAACATaacgtgaagagagagagagagagagagagagagcttataATACTATTTCTTCCCATGCACGAGGAAGGCGAGGCTCTTTGTTTTCTTCTCAAAGCGCAAGAGTGTCGAATGGATAAGCTCAAGGCTGAAGTCAATCGATGAGCCATTGAATGAGATTGATGGCTACGTGAAGCGTGTTGTGGGTTGCCTCACATTGATTTGGATTGGCATCTGGCAGCGTAAATGATAGCCCCAAATGTTGAGAAAGAGAGTATCCGCTATCGCTAAATACCAGTGTTTCCTACCTCATCTGCAATGCAAATGAGAGATACCCCTCAACGAGGACGAAGAAAGACACCTCAAGAAGGTAGAAATGCCCAATTGTTTGGCTAAAATTATTTGATTCagaacaaataaaagataaaaagtaaaaaaaaaaaagaagaagctttTGTTCATCAGTTGCATTCAGAAAAGAATAAATGCATTCAAAGAGTCCCAATTACACTACGCAACAGTGATCCTGAAAACAGCCCTCATGCTATGCAGGTTCCTTCGTTCACCAGCTACTGCTAAAAGCATACACACATGAGCTCATGTGGCTCTTCACATGGAGAGGAACCTATGCATGTCCAAAGAACATTAAACTCTGCATGTGTCTTCGCCATTGAATTCGATCACTGTGTTGATCTGTCAACCAGGGCAATGGTGGGACTGCAGGTCGACAGACTCTTCTGCTACTCACAGTGCGTTGTGTCGTCCACATGGGCAGCTGAAGGCGTCGGTGGTTGTGGTCTTCTGTCTTGATTGGAGTAGGACGAAGCTGTCGCCATCGGGATTCCAAAGGACAGCAAGCTTATCATagagtagtaataataataataataataatgtatacTACTACAGTTGATATCTCTTATTTTTCTGTAATTTAAATTTAAGCAGCCTTCAATCTCTCATGGCTTGGAGTGTATGTGTCTATCCGTTGACTGAACCACAGCTGGTCCAGAAGCGGTCGCCAGCAGCCCACTCGAGTGAACCGGTCTTCGTCCGGCCCATTGACGAGAGGATTATAATGGACCGGGTCGGAAAGTATTGGGTCCTATGGCCTGCTATTAAACGGGCCGATTGCCATGGTCTTCGTCTCCAAAGTCGTGCTAGAGCGGGCTGCACACGGAAGCGGCCATTCGCTCATTCTTCATTCTCGCGCGAGGTCGCAGGTTGCTCTCCCTCGCTGCCGCGCGTTGCCCTCTTACCTCTTCGTTCATGTGCAAACTACTCCTCACCCACCTCAAGAAACCGCCCCGAACCCCCTCGGGACGCTGTTCCCCCCACCCCTGGGTCCGCAAGCTCGCCGACTCCGTCGTCCGGGTTCTGCTCACCCGCAAGGCCGACCCCCGATGGGAGCAAACCCTCGAAGAGATGTTGTCCAGCCACgccgaggaggaatacatggccccGATCATCGCTCGCATCCGCGACCCCGACGCCGCCCTCGACTTCTTCGACTGggctcgccgccgccgccccaGCTGGGCCGACCCCCCAGACTCCCTCTCTTACTCGGAGCTCCTGCGCCTCCTCGCATGGCCCGGTCGCCT
The window above is part of the Musa acuminata AAA Group cultivar baxijiao chromosome BXJ2-6, Cavendish_Baxijiao_AAA, whole genome shotgun sequence genome. Proteins encoded here:
- the LOC135614239 gene encoding patatin-like protein 2; translated protein: MAETQTSGRHHHRHNAHHLHRPPPCKGKLITVLSIDGGGVRGIIPGTIINFLETKLQELDGPDARVADYFDVVTGTSTGGLLTAMITAPDEKQRPLFSAKDIIDFYLQNCPKIFPQGSGFLSSVRKLAGAIMGPKYDGKYLHSKVKDLLKDIKLSQTLTNVIIPAFDIKLLQPIIFSSFEARLEPLKDAHVADICISTSAAPTFLPAHYFETQDSNGNTRSYNLIDGGVAANNPTLVAMSQIKKEMFLMNQDFHSYKPIDYHNFIIISIGTGAAKVEKKFSAHLASKWGILQWLYHGGSTPLIDSFSHASADIVDVHMSSVFQSLHCEQNYLRIQDETLMGQASSVDVSTKENLLELVKIGESLLKKPVSRVNLETGDFEEVKGEGTNAEALTRLAKILSEERHRRKGVMALN